In Prunus dulcis chromosome 2, ALMONDv2, whole genome shotgun sequence, a single genomic region encodes these proteins:
- the LOC117620377 gene encoding ras-related protein RABC2a-like isoform X1 gives MKGSSPKGGSNIYDYSFKILLAGDSGVGKSSLLLSFISNFVQDLSPTIGVDFKIKQLLVGGKRLKLTIWDTAGQERFGTVISSYYRGAHGIILVYDVTRRETFTNLSNIWAKEVETYSTNPECIKILVGNKVDRENERAVSREEGMALAQEHKCLFLECSAKTRENVQQCFRDLTLKMLEVPSLLESGSVDVKRQILKQKKEDQMPCSGNCCSQ, from the exons ATGAAGGGTTCTTCACCAAAAGGAGGAAGCAACATTTATGATTACTCTTTCAAGATTTTGTTGGCTGGTGATTCTGGTGTTGGAAAGAGCAGTCTGCTGCTCAGCTTCATCTCCAACTTTGTACAAGACCTGTCTCCCACCATTg GTGTGGATTTCAAGATCAAACAGCTTTTAGTTGGTGGGAAGAGATTGAAGCTTACAATATGGGACACAG ctGGACAGGAGAGGTTTGGAACAGTTATAAGCTCTTACTACAGAGGTGCACATGGAATTATTCTTG TGTATGACGTGACACGACGAGAAACCTTTACAAATTTGTCGAATATCTGGGCAAAGGAAGTAGAGACTTACTCCACTAATCCTGAGTGTATCAAAATTCTAGTTGGGAATAAAGTTGACAGG GAAAACGAGAGGGCTGTAAGTAGAGAAGAGGGAATGGCTCTTGCACAGGAGCATAAATGTCTGTTTCTTGAATGTAGTGCTAAAACTAGAGAAAATGTTCAACAATGTTTCAGAGATCTCACATTGAAG ATGCTGGAGGTGCCAAGTTTACTGGAAAGTGGATCTGTAGATGTGAAGAGACAAATTTTGAAGCAGAAAAAAGAAGACCAGATGCCTTGCAGTGGTAATTGCTGCTCTCAATGA
- the LOC117620377 gene encoding ras-related protein RABC2a-like isoform X2: protein MKGSSPKGGSNIYDYSFKILLAGDSGVGKSSLLLSFISNFVQDLSPTIGVDFKIKQLLVGGKRLKLTIWDTAGQERFGTVISSYYRGAHGIILVYDVTRRETFTNLSNIWAKEVETYSTNPECIKILVGNKVDRENERAVSREEGMALAQEHKCLFLECSAKTRENVQQCFRDLTLKMLEVPSLLESGSVDVKRQLLKQKQEDKMPCSGNCCSQ from the exons ATGAAGGGTTCTTCACCAAAAGGAGGAAGCAACATTTATGATTACTCTTTCAAGATTTTGTTGGCTGGTGATTCTGGTGTTGGAAAGAGCAGTCTGCTGCTCAGCTTCATCTCCAACTTTGTACAAGACCTGTCTCCCACCATTg GTGTGGATTTCAAGATCAAACAGCTTTTAGTTGGTGGGAAGAGATTGAAGCTTACAATATGGGACACAG ctGGACAGGAGAGGTTTGGAACAGTTATAAGCTCTTACTACAGAGGTGCACATGGAATTATTCTTG TGTATGACGTGACACGACGAGAAACCTTTACAAATTTGTCGAATATCTGGGCAAAGGAAGTAGAGACTTACTCCACTAATCCTGAGTGTATCAAAATTCTAGTTGGGAATAAAGTTGACAGG GAAAACGAGAGGGCTGTAAGTAGAGAAGAGGGAATGGCTCTTGCACAGGAGCATAAATGTCTGTTTCTTGAATGTAGTGCTAAAACTAGAGAAAATGTTCAACAATGTTTCAGAGATCTCACATTGAAG ATGCTGGAGGTGCCAAGTTTACTGGAAAGTGGATCTGTAGATGTGAAGAGACAACTTTTGAAGCAGAAACAAGAAGACAAGATGCCTTGCAGTGGTAATTGCTGCTCTCAATGA
- the LOC117618337 gene encoding pentatricopeptide repeat-containing protein At3g46790, chloroplastic-like has translation MRTRTLLKSLLAQDPTCISFYAPIFQSLTGQNLLKLGQQVHAQMALRGLEPNAFLGAKMVAMYASSDNLDSAVNIFDRVNNPSTLLYNSIIRAYTLYGYSEKTMEIYGQMHRLGLKGDNFTYPFVLKCCANLSSIWLGKCVQSLSLRIGLESDMYVGTSLIDMYVKCGEMSDARSLFDKMTVRDVSSWNALIAGYMKDGEICFAEDLFRRMPCKNIVSWTAMISGYTQNGLAEQALILFDEMLRKDSEVKPNWVTIMSVLPACAHSAALERGRQIHNFASRTGLDSNTSIQTALLAMYAKCGSLSDARQCFERVHQTENSLVAWNTMITAYASHGRGSEAVSTFEDMIGAGLQPDNITFTGLLSGCSHSGLVEDGLKYFNCMKTIYSIEPRVEHYACVVDLLGRAGRLVEAIDLVSKMPMQAGPSIWGALLSACRKHHNLEIAEIAARKLFILEPDNSGNYVLLSNIYADAGMWKEVDDLRALLKSQGMKKNPGCSWIEVNGKAHLFLGGDTCHPQAKEIYEVLLEELPNKIKAAGYVPDTSFVLHDVSEEEKEHNLTTHSEKLAIAFGLLNTSPGVVLRVTKNLRICGDCHTAAKLISRIYEREIIVRDLNRFHHFRDGCCSCGDYW, from the coding sequence ATGCGTACGCGTACACTTCTGAAGTCACTGCTAGCACAAGACCCAACTTGCATCTCATTCTATGCACCAATTTTTCAGTCATTGACTGGCCAGAACTTGTTGAAACTAGGCCAACAAGTCCATGCCCAGATGGCTCTGCGTGGGCTCGAACCTAATGCGTTCCTTGGGGCCAAGATGGTTGCAATGTATGCAAGCTCAGATAATCTTGACTCAGCGGTTAATATCTTTGATAGAGTAAATAACCCATCTACACTTTTGTATAATTCGATTATTCGGGCATACACTCTGTATGGCTACTCTGAGAAAACGATGGAAATTTATGGTCAAATGCATCGTTTAGGCCTTAAAGGTGATAACTTTACGTACCCTTTTGTTCTTAAGTGTTGTGCTAACTTGTCGAGCATTTGGTTAGGGAAATGTGTTCAAAGTCTGAGCTTGAGAATTGGGTTGGAGTCTGATATGTATGTTGGGACTTCTTTGATTGATATGTACGTGAAATGTGGTGAAATGAGCGATGCTCGTAGTTTGTTCGATAAAATGACTGTGAGAGACGTTTCTTCTTGGAATGCATTGATTGCGGGGTACATGAAAGATGGAGAGATTTGTTTTGCTGAGGATTTGTTTAGACGAATGCCGTGCAAAAATATTGTGTCTTGGACTGCTATGATATCAGGATACACTCAAAATGGGCTTGCTGAGCAAGcattgattttatttgatgAGATGTTGAGAAAAGATTCAGAGGTTAAGCCCAACTGGGTGACTATAATGAGTGTTCTTCCTGCGTGTGCACATTCAGCTGCCCTTGAGCGTGGGAgacaaattcacaattttgcTAGCAGGACTGGTTTGGACTCTAATACTTCCATACAGACAGCGCTCCTGGCAATGTATGCTAAATGCGGGAGCCTTTCTGATGCTCGTCAGTGTTTCGAAAGAGTACATCAAACTGAAAATAGTTTAGTTGCATGGAATACTATGATAACAGCTTATGCCTCCCATGGACGTGGATCAGAAGCTGTATCTACTTTTGAGGACATGATCGGAGCTGGGCTTCAACCTGATAACATAACATTCACAGGATTGTTATCTGGATGCAGCCATTCGGGGCTCGTTGAAGATGGCCTGAAATACTTTAATTGTATGAAGACAATATACTCTATTGAACCCAGAGTGGAACATTATGCTTGTGTTGTTGATCTATTGGGTCGTGCAGGGCGCTTGGTGGAAGCAATAGATCTTGTGAGTAAAATGCCAATGCAAGCAGGGCCAAGCATTTGGGGTGCATTGTTATCGGCTTGTCGAAAGCACCACAATTTGGAAATTGCTGAAATTGCAGCTAGAAAGCTATTCATCTTGGAACCAGACAACAGTGGCAACTATGTCCTGctatcaaatatatatgctGACGCTGGCATGTGGAAGGAGGTGGATGATTTGAGAGCGCTTTTAAAATCTCAAGGCATGAAGAAGAATCCTGGATGCAGTTGGATAGAGGTCAACGGGAAAGCCCATCTGTTTCTTGGTGGAGATACATGTCACCCTCAAGCAAAGGAAATTTATGAGGTTTTATTGGAAGAGTTGCCAAATAAGATTAAGGCAGCCGGTTATGTACCTGACACTAGCTTTGTTCTGCATGATGTTAGTGAGGAGGAGAAAGAACATAACCTTACAACCCACAGTGAAAAGCTTGCCATTGCCTTTGGACTTCTTAATACTAGTCCTGGAGTAGTTCTTCGTGTGACGAAGAACCTTCGAATCTGTGGAGATTGTCACACGGCCGCCAAGTTAATATCTAGAATCTACGAACGGGAGATCATTGTAAGAGATTTGAATCGGTTCCATCATTTTAGAGATGGTTGCTGTTCCTGTGGAGATTATTGGTGA
- the LOC117618338 gene encoding monocopper oxidase-like protein SKU5, translating into MASTGYHRRLIACTMLIAAALFAQVNAIHIYLEWNVTLDSTIKPVSQDQPVIAINGLFPGPLINTTTNDFVHVNVFNNMDEPLLFTWNGIQQRLNSWQDGVSGTNCPIQPGTNWTYVFQTKDQIGSFFYFPSINFHKAAGGFGPIRVINRDVIVVPFPKPEAEFDLLIGDWFYDSYKSTRATMCTHLGAYYTIPDITLMNGKGPLGNPMSKAYESFNVTQGKTYRLRISNVGNALSFNFRIQNHQMVLVETEGSYTDQITLDSLDVHVGQSYSVLVTANQNDADYYMVASPKLINASDFTSLVGIGVLHYSNSISQVSGPLPVGPNPFDLHFSVNQAKSIRWNLTAGAARPNPQGTFNVSNVTLSQTFILQSSIADLYDQIPRYVVNNVTYSTPETPLKLADYYVNGTGVYQLDDFPVQSVNADASCGVSVVTGIHKGWIEIVLKNNLNEMDSWHLDGFGFYVVGFGIGDWTAKSRDTYNLFDPVVRSTVQVYPGGWSAVYAFLDNPGMWNLRSQLLKHWYLGQELYVRVHDPDPNPAKERPPPENLLLCG; encoded by the exons ATGGCCTCCACCGGCTACCACCGGCGTTTGATTGCATGCACGATGTTGATAGCAGCGGCTCTTTTTGCTCAAGTCAATGCCATTCACATTTATCTAGAATGGAATGTCACCCTTGACAGCACAATCAAGCCTGTGTCCCAAGATCAACCT GTGATCGCCATTAATGGATTGTTCCCCGGGCCACTTATCAACACCACGACGAATGATTTTGTTCATGTCAACGTCTTCAACAACATGGATGAGCCTCTGCTCTTTACTTG GAATGGGATACAGCAAAGGCTAAATTCATGGCAAGATGGGGTTTCCGGAACAAACTGCCCAATTCAACCTGGTACAAACTGGACTTATGTCTTCCAGACCAAAGACCAGATTGGCAGCTTCTTCTACTTCCCTTCCATCAACTTCCACAAGGCTGCTGGAGGATTTGGACCTATTCGTGTCATAAACCGCGACGTCATTGTCGTCCCCTTCCCCAAACCAGAAGCCGAATTTGATCTCCTTATCGGCGACTGGTTTTATGACAGCTACAAG AGTACTAGAGCAACGATGTGCACCCATCTTGGGGCTTACTACACTATCCCAGATATCACTTTGATGAATGGCAAAGGCCCTCTGGGTAACCCCATGTCAAAAGCATATGAATCCTTCAATGTCACACAAG GGAAGACTTACAGGTTGAGAATATCAAATGTGGGGAATGCATTGAGTTTCAATTTCAGGATTCAGAACCACCAGATGGTGTTGGTTGAAACAGAAGGATCTTACACTGATCAGATTACTTTGGATTCTCTAGATGTGCATGTTGGCCAATCATACTCAGTTCTTGTCACAGCAAATCAAAATGATGCTGATTATTACATGGTGGCATCTCCCAAGTTGATCAACGCCTCTGATTTTACCAGCCTTGTGGGCATAGGGGTCTTACACTACTCCAATTCAATCTCACAAGTTAGTGGGCCCCTGCCAGTTGGGCCTAACCCTTTTGATCTTCATTTTTCAGTCAATCAAGCCAAATCTATTAG GTGGAACTTGACTGCAGGAGCTGCAAGGCCTAACCCACAAGGGACATTCAATGTGTCAAACGTGACCCTATCCCAAACCTTCATCCTCCAAAGCTCAATTGCTGACCTTTATGACCAAATACCACGTTATGTTGTCAACAATGTGACCTATAGCACTCCAGAAACCCCATTGAAGCTCGCGGATTACTATGTCAATGGCACCGGCGTGTACCAGCTTGACGATTTCCCTGTTCAATCTGTCAATGCCGATGCTTCTTGCGGAGTGTCTGTGGTGACTGGAATCCACAAAGGGTGGATAGAAATTGTgttaaaaaacaatttgaatgAGATGGATTCCTGGCATTTGGATGGTTTCGGATTTTATGTTGTGGG ATTCGGGATTGGAGATTGGACAGCGAAATCACGTGACACGTACAACCTCTTTGACCCTGTGGTGAGATCAACAGTTCAAGTGTACCCTGGAGGATGGAGTGCAGTGTATGCATTCCTTGACAACCCAGGAATGTGGAACTTGAGGTCACAATTGCTGAAGCACTGGTACCTAGGACAAGAACTCTATGTGAGAGTTCATGATCCTGATCCTAACCCAGCTAAGGAGCGCCCACCACCTGAAAACCTCCTTCTATGTGGTTAG
- the LOC117618339 gene encoding monocopper oxidase-like protein SKU5 — protein MAWPSGDRRRPPWLIGPATLLMFLVLAVSAEDIFLDWHVTLDTNIKPDQPVIAINGLFPGPLLNGTTNDVFHVNVFNEMDEPLLITWNGIQQRLNSWQDGVSGTNCPILPGENWSYMFQFKDQIGTFSYFPSLNFQKAGGGFGPIRINNRPVIQVPFPKPEAEFDLLIGDWYDRSFKDVRSMMSTNLMAYNSTPDKILMNGKAAYSALPTEAHESFTVAKGKTYRIRISNVGTAWSFNFRIQKHKMVLVETEGSYTNQITLDSLDVHVGQSYSVLVTADQNASDYYMVASPKMFNASDVTRFGIGVLHYDKSTTPPNGSLPSGPDPFNRKFSIHQARFIRWNLTTGAARPNPQGTFNVHNVTLSQTFILRASTAEINGLPQFTVNNVSYLAPDTPLKLADQFLNGSGVYKLDEFSTNSSNFKTVRGVFVASGKHKGWIELVFHNDLEGMDAWHLDGFGFYVVGFGTGKWSQKSRSKYNLHDPVVRSTVQVYPGGWTAVYAYLDNPGMWNLRSQHLKNWYLGEELYLRVYDADPNPAKEKPAPNNLLLCGEFAPFAPPTPVVPPPPLQPSPPAPGASSAQSLQTAAGFHIAIICIVATFFQISRSSSHFL, from the exons ATGGCATGGCCCAGTGGTGATCGTCGTCGTCCTCCATGGCTGATTGGTCCTGCAACTCTTCTTATGTTCCTTGTGTTGGCAGTTTCTGCTGAGGATATTTTTCTGGACTGGCATGTCACACTTGACACAAATATCAAACCGGACCAACCG GTTATTGCCATCAATGGGCTGTTTCCAGGGCCTCTTCTGAATGGCACAACCAATGATGTTTTTCATGTCAATGTGTTTAATGAAATGGATGAACCCTTGCTGATAACTTG GAATGGCATACAACAAAGACTAAACTCTTGGCAAGATGGAGTTTCAGGCACAAACTGCCCCATTCTGCCTGGTGAAAACTGGAGTTATATGTTCCAATTCAAGGATCAAATTGGCACTTTTTCCTACTTTCCCTCTCTCAACTTCCAGAAAGCTGGAGGAGGTTTTGGTCCAATTCGTATCAATAACCGGCCGGTCATCCAAGTACCATTTCCTAAACCAGAAGCCGAATTCGATCTTCTCATTGGTGACTGGTATGACAGAAGTTTCAAG GATGTTAGGTCCATGATGAGCACAAATCTCATGGCCTACAACAGCACCCCTGATAAAATCTTGATGAATGGAAAAGCTGCATATTCGGCCCTTCCTACAGAAGCCCATGAGTCCTTCACTGTTGCAAAAG GCAAGACCTACAGAATTAGGATATCAAATGTTGGGACTGCATGGAGTTTCAATTTCAGGatccaaaaacacaaaatggTTTTGGTTGAGACAGAAGGTTCCTACACAAATCAAATCACATTGGATTCTCTTGATGTGCATGTTGGGCAGTCCTACTCTGTTCTTGTCACAGCTGACCAAAATGCTTCAGACTATTACATGGTGGCAAGCCCTAAAATGTTCAATGCAAGTGATGTGACAAGATTTGGCATTGGTGTGCTGCACTATGATAAGTCCACCACACCTCCTAATGGGTCTCTTCCGAGTGGGCCTGACCCATTTAATCGAAAATTCTCCATCCATCAGGCCAGATTCATTAG ATGGAACCTGACCACAGGGGCTGCAAGGCCTAATCCGCAAGGAACCTTCAATGTTCATAATGTCACACTCTCACAGACCTTCATACTCCGAGCATCTACAGCAGAGATTAATGGCCTACCCCAGTTTACTGTCAACAATGTGTCTTACTTAGCCCCAGACACACCATTAAAGTTGGCTGATCAATTTCTCAACGGGTCTGGAGTATACAAGCTTGATGAATTTTCTACTAACTCTAGTAATTTTAAAACCGTACGTGGAGTTTTCGTTGCATCTGGGAAGCATAAAGGGTGGATAGAACTTGTTTTCCATAATGATTTGGAGGGCATGGATGCTTGGCACTTGGATGGCTTTGGTTTCTATGTTGTTGG ATTTGGAACTGGAAAGTGGAGCCAAAAATCGCGCTCTAAGTACAACCTTCATGATCCGGTTGTGCGTTCTACCGTGCAAGTGTACCCCGGTGGATGGACTGCAGTTTATGCATACCTTGACAACCCAGGAATGTGGAATTTGAGGTCACAGCACTTGAAAAATTGGTATTTGGGAGAGGAGCTTTATTTGAGAGTTTATGATGCTGATCCCAACCCTGCCAAGGAGAAGCCTGCTCCCAATAACCTCCTTCTTTGTG GAGAGTTTGCTCCTTTCGCCCCGCCCACTCCAGTTGTGCCTCCTCCTCCACTTCAACCTTCTCCACCTGCACCTGGGGCATCAAGTGCACAGTCTTTGCAGACAGCAGCAGG GTTTCACATTGCCATCATCTGCATTGTTGCAACATTCTTTCAGATTTCTAGAAGTTCATCCCATTTTTTATGA
- the LOC117620374 gene encoding zinc finger protein ZAT5, with translation MEAAGGGDHHHLHQEEVIMGCKEQHHNNIIIKGKRTKRLRPQSPIPFAIPTTSSSPEDGGGGDGGGENDYINSATNMSPTTSAEFQDSTTEEEEDMANCLILLAQGQSRAASSSPSHHHHQPHNDHNTTSRRFLEATTAVGPTGAKAGAVAAGGGYHAYECKTCNRTFPSFQALGGHRASHKKPKANTGDDQKNKHFAIGLLPSDEEDTQLFKNSILHNNNNTSSSPLSLHLSNRGLVLSSNKSSSKVHECSICGAEFTSGQALGGHMRRHRAPAAANTTLALTAPSVSAFEPQQHQNQHQQQQPIKKQRSMLSLDLDLNLPAPEDDHHKESKFVFATSKQQQQQQQQQQQQQQQQQQQQQPERLRTQILVDCHY, from the coding sequence ATGGAAGCGGCAGGTGGTGGTGATCATCACCATCTTCATCAAGAGGAAGTCATCATGGGGTGCAAGGAACAACACCACAACAACATTATTATCAAGGGTAAGCGCACAAAGCGCTTGAGGCCCCAATCTCCAATCCCTTTTGCCATCCCAACAACCTCATCGTCCCCCGAAGATGGCGGTGGCGGTGATGGAGGCGGTGAGAACGATTACATCAATAGTGCCACCAACATGTCTCCCACCACATCTGCTGAATTTCAAGATAGCACCacagaggaagaggaggacaTGGCAAACTGCCTAATTCTGTTGGCACAAGGCCAATCCAgggctgcttcttcttcccccagtcaccaccaccaccaaccccATAACGATCACAACACTACAAGTCGAAGGTTCTTGGAGGCAACAACCGCGGTGGGGCCTACCGGGGCCAAGGCGGGGGCGGTGGCAGCAGGAGGAGGGTATCATGCGTATGAATGCAAGACTTGCAACAGAACTTTCCCTTCTTTCCAAGCATTAGGAGGGCACAGGGCCAGCCACAAGAAGCCCAAGGCAAATACTGGGGATGatcagaaaaacaaacactTTGCAATTGGGTTGCTGCCATCAGATGAAGAAGACACACAATTATTCAAGAACAGCATTctccacaacaacaacaatacatCTTCTTCCCCACTTTCTCTGCATTTGAGCAACAGAGGGTTGGTCTTGAGTAGCAACAAGTCTTCTTCCAAGGTTCATGAGTGTTCAATTTGTGGGGCAGAATTCACATCTGGGCAAGCCTTGGGAGGCCACATGAGGCGCCACAGAGCGCCAGCTGCAGCCAACACAACCTTGGCATTGACAGCTCCCTCAGTCTCTGCCTTTGAACCTCAGCAACATCAAAATcaacatcaacaacaacaacccaTTAAGAAACAGAGAAGCATGTTGTCTTTGGATTTGGATCTCAACCTTCCAGCACCAGAAGATGATCACCATAAAGAATCCAAATTTGTGTTTGCAACAtcaaagcagcagcagcagcagcagcaacaacaacaacaacagcaacagcagcaacagcagcagcagcaaccaGAAAGGTTAAGAACACAAATTCTGGTGGATTGTCATTACTAA